The proteins below are encoded in one region of Aquisphaera giovannonii:
- a CDS encoding Trm112 family protein, whose translation MINEELLALLVCPVGKAPLRREGEALICTRCGLRFAIKDDIPDMLVEEAELPAGCHSLADLECVKAGDASLD comes from the coding sequence GGCGCTCCTCGTCTGCCCCGTCGGCAAGGCCCCCCTGCGCCGGGAAGGGGAGGCCCTGATCTGCACCCGCTGCGGCCTGCGCTTCGCCATCAAGGACGACATCCCGGACATGCTGGTCGAGGAGGCCGAGCTCCCCGCCGGATGCCACTCGCTGGCCGACCTGGAGTGCGTGAAGGCCGGCGATGCCTCGCTCGACTGA
- the egtD gene encoding L-histidine N(alpha)-methyltransferase, which produces MHLLEPRNSREHVEAFAAAVRAGLSREPKTLPFEYFYDDEGSRLFEAICKLPEYYVTRTEDAILRRHAPDMVKCLRRADGPLGEPTLVELGSGSAVKTRRLLAAALKRCGRLDYVPIDVSASALEESAGQLARKFPGLGITGYVADYRRGLERIMATAAGPRLIVFLGSSLGNYTMEGASDLLSMIGGLMGESDRLLLGTDMAKDAPLLEAAYDDSMGVTAAFNLNLLHRMNRELAADFRPDGFRHRAVYRPDRGRVEMHLVSLRDQSVQIPAARIAVRFREGETIHTESSHKYTLGMLAELRGAAGFVEESAWTDHRGWFRLQLWRRAG; this is translated from the coding sequence ATGCATCTGCTCGAGCCGCGCAACAGCCGCGAGCACGTCGAGGCCTTCGCGGCGGCGGTCCGGGCGGGCCTCTCCCGAGAACCGAAGACGTTGCCCTTCGAGTACTTCTACGACGACGAGGGCTCGCGGCTCTTCGAGGCCATCTGCAAGCTGCCCGAGTATTACGTGACCCGCACCGAGGATGCGATCCTCCGCCGCCACGCCCCGGACATGGTCAAGTGCCTCCGGCGGGCCGACGGTCCCCTCGGCGAGCCGACCCTGGTGGAACTCGGCAGCGGCAGCGCGGTGAAGACCCGGCGGCTCCTCGCCGCGGCCCTGAAGCGATGCGGCCGGCTCGATTACGTGCCGATCGACGTCTCGGCCTCGGCGCTGGAGGAGTCCGCCGGTCAGCTCGCCCGGAAATTCCCGGGCCTGGGCATCACGGGGTACGTCGCGGATTATCGCCGGGGTCTGGAGCGGATCATGGCGACGGCGGCCGGGCCCCGGCTGATCGTCTTCCTGGGCTCGAGCCTGGGCAATTACACGATGGAAGGCGCGTCGGACCTGCTATCGATGATCGGCGGCCTGATGGGAGAGTCGGATCGCCTCCTCCTGGGGACCGACATGGCGAAAGACGCGCCCCTGCTGGAGGCGGCGTACGACGACTCGATGGGTGTCACCGCGGCGTTCAACCTGAACCTGCTCCACCGGATGAACCGCGAGCTGGCTGCCGATTTCCGGCCGGACGGGTTCCGCCATCGCGCCGTCTACCGCCCCGACCGGGGCCGCGTGGAGATGCACCTGGTGAGCCTGCGGGACCAGTCGGTCCAGATCCCCGCGGCGCGGATCGCCGTCCGCTTCCGCGAGGGGGAGACGATCCACACGGAGAGTTCGCACAAGTACACGCTCGGCATGCTCGCGGAGTTGAGGGGCGCCGCGGGCTTCGTCGAGGAATCGGCCTGGACCGACCATCGGGGATGGTTCCGCCTCCAGCTCTGGCGGCGGGCGGGGTGA
- a CDS encoding RNA-binding S4 domain-containing protein, whose translation MSKPKPISLKVGDRPINLTQVLKLANCVMTGGEGKLLIAEGRVKVNGEVELRKRRQMSVGDLVELEDGTTVRLD comes from the coding sequence ATGAGCAAGCCGAAACCGATCTCGCTGAAGGTGGGCGACCGGCCCATCAACCTGACGCAGGTGCTCAAATTGGCCAATTGCGTCATGACCGGCGGCGAGGGCAAGCTCCTCATCGCCGAGGGGCGCGTCAAGGTCAACGGCGAGGTCGAGCTCCGGAAACGGAGGCAGATGAGCGTCGGGGACCTCGTCGAGCTCGAAGACGGCACCACGGTCCGGCTCGATTGA
- a CDS encoding CvpA family protein yields the protein MTVYDLAMVAVLVLGMIRGAWRGFTWQVASIASLVLGYVAARTGSASLAVKMPGEPEVQRVLAMGLIYMVVSGGIFGVAWLVRGTLKKMKFEAYDRHLGSLLGGLEGIGVGLLATLMVVSMAPATRGPIFASPTGHVVGAIMDGVGPILPEEVRDVLKPIWTRGDDASGDVAVAGQGEGPQAAAPVAGPAPALAADPSPSAAPAVAVASATPDSKPCPSPAAEPGPADLPALEEIPDPAPAAPRAAMPSQAARGPAGKPASVRDAARESARQAASGLKEMANQARQEIEQTVAETIDVDPSSAQKAPTLDQVLAKDRQRIEQTVQNVKGARQKVDALARQRAGQVKQQAGQVKQQAKQQAGQVRQQLNQAILSTIDKGQEKLEQAVGQAIDDQLQVLGGLEPAPASTPAPAKAPR from the coding sequence ATGACGGTTTACGACCTCGCGATGGTGGCCGTGCTCGTGCTGGGGATGATCCGCGGGGCCTGGCGGGGCTTCACCTGGCAGGTGGCGAGCATCGCGTCGCTCGTGCTCGGGTATGTGGCCGCCCGGACCGGGTCCGCCTCGCTCGCCGTGAAGATGCCCGGCGAGCCGGAGGTGCAGCGGGTGCTCGCCATGGGGCTGATCTACATGGTCGTCTCCGGCGGGATCTTCGGCGTCGCCTGGCTGGTCCGCGGCACGCTCAAGAAGATGAAGTTCGAGGCCTACGATCGCCACCTCGGCTCCCTGCTGGGCGGGCTCGAGGGGATCGGCGTGGGCCTGCTGGCCACGCTCATGGTCGTGAGCATGGCCCCGGCCACCCGCGGGCCGATCTTCGCCAGCCCGACCGGCCACGTCGTCGGCGCGATCATGGACGGCGTCGGCCCGATCCTCCCCGAGGAGGTGCGGGACGTCCTGAAGCCGATCTGGACCCGCGGCGACGACGCGTCCGGGGACGTGGCCGTCGCCGGCCAGGGCGAGGGCCCGCAGGCCGCGGCCCCGGTCGCCGGTCCCGCCCCGGCGCTGGCGGCCGACCCGTCGCCCTCGGCCGCCCCGGCCGTCGCGGTCGCCTCGGCGACGCCCGATTCGAAGCCGTGCCCCTCGCCGGCGGCGGAGCCCGGGCCGGCCGACCTGCCCGCGCTCGAGGAGATCCCGGACCCGGCACCGGCCGCCCCGCGGGCTGCCATGCCGTCCCAGGCCGCCCGCGGGCCCGCCGGCAAGCCGGCGAGCGTCCGCGACGCCGCCCGCGAGTCCGCCCGCCAGGCCGCTTCCGGGTTGAAGGAGATGGCGAACCAGGCCCGGCAGGAGATCGAGCAGACCGTCGCCGAGACGATCGACGTGGATCCCAGCTCGGCCCAGAAGGCCCCGACGCTCGACCAGGTCCTCGCCAAGGACCGCCAGCGCATCGAGCAGACGGTCCAGAACGTGAAGGGGGCCAGGCAGAAGGTGGACGCCCTGGCCAGGCAGCGGGCCGGCCAGGTGAAGCAGCAGGCCGGGCAGGTGAAGCAGCAGGCCAAGCAGCAGGCCGGCCAGGTCCGCCAGCAGCTCAATCAGGCCATCCTGAGCACGATCGACAAGGGGCAGGAGAAGCTCGAGCAGGCCGTCGGCCAGGCCATCGACGACCAGCTCCAGGTCCTGGGAGGGCTCGAGCCCGCCCCCGCATCCACGCCGGCCCCGGCGAAGGCCCCGCGATGA
- a CDS encoding LysR family transcriptional regulator, with translation MTPTLVRRLTYAGAEARSFKRAAIVMKQVAGQPVSAKTIERVVRDVGLELARRRDADPRTDDSLARRPEGPPALAVVECDGGRIRTREPGHGPGVHRTSEGWRETKNACLIRARPTTSEEDPEPEPPACFADPEHVAKIAETEALSVASMASPPESPSRAGEPPEGMEMVPPADWRPKRSVRTVLSSMADSKEFGKQMAREAKRRRFPEASAKAFLGDGLAWNWSIRKRHFGEFTPILDFIHVLSYLFLVAKAVHEGPEDAWDRYLAWMRGAWRGEVGQVIEELQAWRAKLGEPPATAPDQDPRKVLAVTITYLSNNEGRMRYPEYRRSGLPVTTAWMESLVKEVNYRVKGTEMFWNDPEGAEAILQVRAAALSDDERLEAHLETRPGCPFTRRPRAPRLTRKKIRS, from the coding sequence TTGACCCCGACCCTCGTGCGACGGCTCACCTACGCCGGAGCCGAGGCCCGCTCGTTCAAGCGGGCCGCCATCGTGATGAAGCAGGTGGCCGGCCAGCCCGTCTCGGCCAAGACCATCGAGCGCGTGGTGCGCGACGTCGGCCTCGAGCTGGCCCGACGTCGGGACGCCGATCCCAGGACCGATGACTCGCTGGCACGGCGCCCCGAGGGCCCGCCGGCGCTGGCGGTGGTCGAATGCGACGGCGGCCGGATCCGCACCCGCGAGCCGGGACACGGCCCCGGCGTCCACCGCACATCCGAGGGGTGGCGAGAGACCAAGAACGCCTGCCTGATCCGGGCCCGGCCCACGACCTCCGAGGAAGACCCCGAGCCCGAGCCGCCGGCCTGCTTCGCCGACCCGGAGCACGTGGCCAAGATCGCCGAGACCGAAGCCCTGTCGGTCGCCTCCATGGCCTCGCCGCCCGAGTCGCCATCGCGGGCCGGCGAGCCCCCCGAGGGCATGGAGATGGTGCCGCCGGCCGACTGGCGGCCGAAGCGGTCGGTGCGCACCGTGCTGAGCAGCATGGCGGACTCGAAGGAGTTCGGCAAGCAGATGGCGCGGGAAGCCAAGCGGCGGCGATTCCCCGAGGCGTCAGCCAAGGCGTTCCTGGGCGATGGGCTGGCGTGGAACTGGTCGATCCGGAAGCGGCACTTCGGCGAGTTTACGCCGATCCTCGACTTCATCCACGTGCTGAGCTACCTGTTCCTGGTGGCCAAGGCCGTGCACGAGGGGCCCGAGGACGCGTGGGACCGGTACCTGGCCTGGATGCGAGGCGCATGGCGAGGGGAGGTCGGCCAGGTGATCGAGGAGTTGCAGGCCTGGCGGGCGAAGCTGGGCGAGCCGCCCGCGACCGCGCCGGATCAGGACCCGCGGAAGGTCCTGGCCGTGACGATCACCTACCTGAGCAACAACGAAGGGCGCATGAGATATCCCGAATATCGCCGGAGCGGGCTGCCGGTGACGACGGCCTGGATGGAGTCGCTCGTCAAGGAGGTGAACTACCGGGTCAAGGGGACCGAGATGTTCTGGAACGACCCGGAGGGGGCCGAGGCCATCCTCCAGGTGCGCGCCGCGGCGCTCTCGGACGACGAACGGCTGGAGGCGCACCTCGAGACACGTCCGGGCTGTCCCTTCACTCGCCGGCCACGAGCGCCCAGATTAACGCGCAAGAAAATCAGAAGCTGA
- a CDS encoding DUF1501 domain-containing protein, whose protein sequence is MIRVLGSPKRLCDGLTRRDLLHVGSLGLLGLGAGGAFSPVARAGGSPSGFGRAKSCILLFLYGSPSQIETFDPKPDAPREVRGELGCIATSVPGLNVCEGLPNLAAVMDKVTVIRSVSHAYPVHGVAYATTGNPAVPLAAELSPRDPLHWPFIGSVVDYVDGRRDGTPGGAFPGVPGNMVLPWAFSSRRVGEVPRAGPYGGFLGQAYDPVSTEFVGEGTRKATKTLLQQTWNDLEPYRGITPESRFRLGAVSELGPGLTLDRLDRRRTLLQQIEAFRKAEGDAKTASVDRHRETAHRLLASDRLRQAFDLDREPRETRDLYGMTLFGQAALTARRLVEAGGRFVTVFWDEYGLAGTGWDTHWDHFPRMKDELLPGLDRTLSGLVMDLDRRGLLDETLVVVLSEHGRTPRIQSNVPGGGRDHWSRCYSAVMAGGGIARGRVIGKSDRIASDPVERRVSPKDILATIYHLLGIDHGRSLTDRQGRPLAIVPDAEVLTDAIG, encoded by the coding sequence ATGATCAGGGTACTCGGGAGCCCGAAGCGGCTCTGCGACGGGCTCACCCGGCGCGACCTCCTGCACGTCGGGTCGCTGGGCCTGCTGGGGCTCGGCGCGGGGGGGGCCTTCTCCCCCGTCGCGCGGGCGGGGGGCAGCCCGTCGGGGTTCGGGCGGGCGAAGTCGTGCATCCTGCTTTTCCTCTATGGGTCGCCGTCGCAGATCGAGACGTTCGACCCGAAGCCCGATGCACCGCGGGAAGTGCGCGGAGAGCTCGGCTGCATCGCCACCAGCGTGCCGGGCCTGAACGTCTGCGAGGGGCTGCCGAACCTCGCGGCGGTGATGGACAAGGTCACGGTGATCCGCTCGGTCTCGCACGCGTATCCCGTCCATGGCGTCGCGTACGCGACGACCGGCAATCCCGCGGTGCCGCTGGCGGCTGAGCTGAGCCCGCGGGATCCCCTCCACTGGCCGTTCATCGGGTCGGTGGTGGACTACGTCGACGGGCGTCGCGACGGCACGCCCGGCGGGGCCTTCCCGGGGGTGCCCGGGAACATGGTCCTCCCCTGGGCCTTCAGCAGCCGGCGCGTGGGGGAGGTGCCGCGGGCGGGCCCGTACGGCGGGTTCCTCGGCCAGGCGTATGACCCGGTCTCCACCGAGTTCGTCGGCGAGGGGACCCGGAAGGCGACCAAGACGCTGCTCCAGCAGACCTGGAACGACCTCGAACCGTACCGCGGCATCACCCCAGAGAGCCGCTTCCGGCTCGGCGCGGTCTCGGAGCTAGGTCCCGGCCTGACGCTGGACCGGCTCGACCGCCGCAGGACGCTCCTGCAACAGATCGAGGCCTTCCGCAAGGCGGAGGGCGACGCGAAGACCGCGAGCGTCGATCGCCATCGCGAGACGGCCCACCGCCTGCTGGCCTCGGATCGGCTCCGGCAGGCGTTCGACCTCGACCGCGAGCCGCGCGAGACCCGCGACCTCTACGGGATGACGCTCTTCGGCCAGGCGGCGCTCACGGCCCGACGCCTCGTGGAGGCCGGCGGCCGCTTCGTCACGGTCTTCTGGGACGAGTACGGGCTCGCCGGGACGGGCTGGGATACCCACTGGGACCATTTCCCGCGGATGAAGGACGAGCTGCTCCCCGGCCTGGACCGCACGCTCTCCGGCCTCGTCATGGACCTGGACCGCCGCGGCCTGCTCGACGAGACCCTCGTCGTCGTCCTCAGCGAGCACGGGCGGACGCCGCGGATCCAGTCGAACGTCCCCGGCGGCGGCCGCGACCACTGGTCGCGGTGCTACTCCGCCGTCATGGCGGGCGGCGGCATCGCCCGCGGCCGGGTGATCGGCAAGTCCGACCGGATCGCCTCCGACCCCGTCGAGCGCCGGGTGTCGCCCAAGGACATCCTGGCGACGATCTATCACCTCCTGGGGATCGACCACGGCAGGTCCCTGACCGACCGCCAGGGCCGGCCCCTGGCGATCGTGCCGGACGCGGAGGTCCTCACGGATGCGATCGGTTGA
- a CDS encoding glycosyltransferase family 2 protein codes for MLPLIVTSLILAALPARLFRSNLRAYRPAPRPAGTPDRAPDSCSILIPARNEESGIAEAVSAALASRGVEVEVLVGDDHSEDRTAEVVRAMTQDDPRVRLVAVPKLPDGWNGKQHACWTLANEAKCPLLLFVDADVRLAPDAVARMAAFLAESGADLASGIPRQETVGLMERLLIPLIHFVLLGFLPIGRMRRSRNPSFGAGCGQLFLARDGAYRTSGGHSAVRSTLHDGLKLPRAFRAAGFSTDLFDATDLAACRMYRAPSQVWSGLAKNAREALAAPSMIVPMSTILLGGQVLPVGLLAMACLGWPRPWGRAEVLLAAAAAACAYYPRLAGVARFRQPLLGAMLHPLGVLLLVAIQWHAFLRGLLGRPATWKGRPAPECRGADSSAFAPGQAAAAINRSHP; via the coding sequence ATGCTCCCCCTGATCGTCACGTCATTGATCCTCGCGGCCCTGCCGGCCCGGCTCTTCCGGTCGAACCTGCGGGCCTACCGGCCGGCCCCGCGCCCGGCGGGGACCCCGGATCGGGCGCCCGACTCCTGCTCGATCCTGATCCCCGCGCGGAACGAGGAGTCCGGCATCGCCGAGGCCGTATCCGCGGCGCTCGCCAGCCGGGGCGTCGAGGTCGAGGTGCTCGTCGGGGACGACCACTCGGAGGATCGGACCGCGGAGGTCGTGCGGGCCATGACGCAGGACGACCCGCGGGTCCGCCTCGTCGCGGTGCCGAAGCTCCCCGACGGCTGGAACGGCAAGCAGCACGCCTGCTGGACGCTGGCCAACGAGGCGAAGTGCCCGCTCCTGCTCTTCGTCGACGCGGACGTCCGCCTCGCCCCCGACGCCGTCGCCCGCATGGCGGCCTTCCTGGCCGAGTCCGGCGCGGACCTCGCCAGCGGCATCCCGCGGCAGGAGACCGTCGGCCTGATGGAGCGGCTCCTCATCCCGCTGATCCATTTCGTCCTCCTGGGCTTCCTGCCGATCGGGCGGATGCGGAGGAGCCGCAATCCGTCCTTCGGGGCCGGCTGCGGGCAGCTCTTCCTCGCGCGGGACGGGGCGTATCGCACCTCCGGCGGCCATTCGGCCGTCCGGTCGACGCTCCACGACGGCCTGAAGCTCCCCCGGGCCTTCCGCGCGGCCGGCTTCTCGACCGACCTGTTCGACGCGACGGACCTGGCCGCATGCCGGATGTATCGGGCCCCGTCCCAGGTCTGGTCCGGCCTCGCGAAGAACGCCCGCGAGGCCCTCGCGGCCCCGTCGATGATCGTCCCGATGAGCACGATCCTCCTCGGCGGGCAGGTGCTGCCGGTCGGCCTGCTGGCGATGGCATGCCTCGGATGGCCTCGGCCCTGGGGGCGGGCCGAGGTCCTGCTCGCGGCCGCCGCGGCGGCCTGCGCCTACTACCCGCGGCTCGCGGGCGTCGCCCGGTTCCGCCAGCCGCTCCTCGGCGCCATGCTCCACCCGCTGGGCGTGCTGCTGCTCGTCGCCATCCAGTGGCATGCCTTCCTCCGCGGGCTCCTCGGCCGGCCCGCGACCTGGAAGGGCCGGCCCGCCCCGGAGTGCCGCGGGGCCGACTCATCGGCCTTCGCGCCGGGCCAGGCCGCCGCCGCGATCAACCGATCGCATCCGTGA
- a CDS encoding lysophospholipid acyltransferase family protein yields the protein MANFASPSLTTPTAPPVAVQPRLLKAFLWYARRYVARHFHALRVAGDGRLPDLPRGPLVVVMNHPSWWDPMIGLAIISEMPSWRRHFGPIDVAGLAQYPFLGKIGFFGVEPGTARGGIQFLRRSLEILASPESTLWITAQGRFVDARDRPVRLREGIGHLARRMRGGWILPMAVEYPFWDDRCPEALARFGQPIEVSERPALSSGAWTARIEAALEENQDALATLARRRDPSAFETIVAGTAGVGGVYDMWRRVRARLRGEHFRPEHRGTKRPRA from the coding sequence GTGGCCAACTTCGCCTCGCCATCGCTGACCACACCGACCGCCCCGCCCGTGGCCGTCCAGCCGCGGCTGTTGAAGGCGTTCCTCTGGTACGCCCGGAGGTACGTCGCCCGCCACTTCCACGCGCTGCGGGTCGCGGGCGACGGGCGCTTGCCGGACCTGCCGCGGGGGCCTCTCGTCGTGGTGATGAACCACCCGTCCTGGTGGGACCCGATGATCGGCCTGGCGATCATCTCGGAGATGCCATCCTGGCGGCGGCACTTCGGGCCTATCGACGTGGCGGGGCTGGCGCAATATCCCTTCCTGGGGAAGATCGGCTTCTTCGGCGTGGAGCCCGGCACGGCCCGCGGGGGCATCCAGTTCCTGCGAAGGAGCCTGGAGATCCTGGCGAGCCCCGAGTCGACGCTCTGGATCACGGCCCAGGGGCGATTCGTGGACGCGCGAGACCGGCCGGTGCGGCTCCGGGAGGGGATCGGCCACCTGGCCCGACGGATGCGCGGGGGCTGGATCCTGCCGATGGCGGTCGAGTATCCGTTCTGGGACGATCGCTGCCCGGAGGCCCTCGCGCGATTCGGCCAGCCGATCGAGGTTTCCGAGCGGCCGGCGCTCTCCTCCGGCGCCTGGACGGCGCGGATCGAGGCGGCCCTGGAGGAGAACCAGGACGCCCTCGCGACGCTGGCCCGGCGACGGGACCCGTCGGCGTTCGAGACGATCGTCGCGGGCACGGCGGGGGTCGGCGGTGTCTACGATATGTGGCGACGCGTCCGCGCCCGGCTCCGCGGCGAGCACTTCCGCCCGGAACACCGCGGCACGAAGCGGCCGCGGGCCTGA
- a CDS encoding phytoene desaturase family protein — MSATKGSRVGVIGGGLGGLASACTLAARGYEVVLFEKNPWLGGKAAVLSEGGYRFDMGPTILLMPSVLRRIFAEAGRELSDELDLVPLDPQWRSFFSDGSVLDLHADVDRMARELDGFAPGGAASRGYRSFLDLSRRLDDISERYFFWRSIGSLRDMFDASATFQASTLSDVMSMRPWSTVGATIRGRVADRRVSQMLDHFTQYVGSSPDLSPAVLCGIAHMQTDEGVWYPRGGTRAVAEALIRLAGELGVEFHTGRGVGSIRTAADGSACGVELDDGHVEELAAVVSNCDAVRTHRELLAGRPAARRFEKRRGYEAACSGVVLYLGLDRRYDQLLHHNFVFSRDPHEEFDAIYRRGEPAPDPTCYVCAPAATEPEVAPPGGEALYVLVHTPYLRPGHDWSRMFPAYRRTILDKLRSTAGLDDIESRIRVERWLTPQDIHDRYRVLDGAIYGLSSHGRFNGAFKPANRSPDVPRLYLSGGAAHPGPGMPMVMMSGWIAADALDRDGLVDRRGPRMERELAADARR, encoded by the coding sequence ATGAGCGCAACGAAGGGAAGCCGGGTCGGCGTGATCGGCGGCGGTCTGGGGGGGCTGGCGTCGGCCTGCACGCTGGCGGCACGGGGGTACGAGGTCGTCCTCTTCGAGAAGAACCCGTGGCTCGGGGGCAAGGCGGCGGTGCTCTCGGAGGGGGGCTACCGGTTCGACATGGGGCCGACGATCCTCCTCATGCCGTCGGTCCTCAGGCGGATCTTCGCCGAGGCGGGCCGCGAGCTCTCGGACGAGCTCGACCTGGTGCCGCTGGATCCCCAGTGGCGGTCGTTCTTCTCGGACGGCTCCGTGCTCGACCTGCACGCGGACGTCGACAGGATGGCCCGCGAGCTCGACGGCTTCGCCCCCGGCGGGGCGGCGAGCCGGGGGTACAGGAGCTTCCTGGACCTGTCGCGGCGGCTCGACGACATCTCCGAGCGCTACTTCTTCTGGAGGTCGATCGGCTCGCTCCGCGACATGTTCGACGCCTCGGCCACGTTCCAGGCCTCGACGCTCTCCGACGTGATGAGCATGCGGCCCTGGAGCACGGTCGGCGCGACCATCCGGGGCCGGGTCGCCGACCGTCGCGTCTCGCAGATGCTCGACCATTTCACCCAGTACGTCGGCTCGTCCCCGGACCTGTCCCCGGCGGTGCTCTGCGGGATCGCCCACATGCAGACCGACGAGGGGGTCTGGTACCCCCGCGGCGGCACCCGCGCGGTGGCCGAGGCCCTGATCCGCCTGGCCGGCGAGCTCGGCGTCGAGTTCCACACCGGCCGCGGGGTCGGGTCGATCCGGACCGCGGCCGACGGCTCGGCCTGCGGCGTCGAGCTCGACGACGGCCACGTCGAGGAACTGGCCGCGGTCGTCTCCAACTGCGACGCGGTCCGCACGCACCGCGAGCTCCTGGCCGGCCGGCCCGCCGCGAGGCGGTTCGAGAAGCGGCGGGGGTACGAGGCCGCCTGCTCCGGCGTGGTCCTCTACCTGGGCCTGGACCGGCGATACGACCAGCTCCTGCACCACAACTTCGTCTTCTCCCGCGACCCGCACGAGGAGTTCGACGCGATCTACCGCCGCGGCGAGCCCGCCCCCGACCCGACCTGCTACGTCTGCGCCCCGGCGGCCACCGAGCCGGAGGTCGCGCCGCCGGGCGGCGAGGCGCTCTACGTGCTCGTCCACACGCCCTATCTCCGCCCGGGGCACGACTGGTCGAGGATGTTCCCGGCCTATCGCCGGACGATCCTCGACAAGCTCCGCTCGACGGCCGGGCTCGACGACATCGAGTCCCGCATCCGCGTCGAACGCTGGCTCACCCCGCAGGACATCCACGACCGCTACCGCGTGCTCGACGGGGCGATCTACGGGCTCTCCAGCCACGGCCGCTTCAACGGCGCGTTCAAGCCGGCCAACCGAAGCCCGGACGTCCCCCGGCTGTACCTCTCCGGCGGCGCGGCCCACCCGGGGCCCGGCATGCCCATGGTCATGATGTCCGGCTGGATCGCCGCCGACGCCCTCGACCGCGACGGGCTCGTGGACCGCCGGGGGCCGCGGATGGAGAGGGAACTGGCCGCGGATGCCCGCCGATGA
- the crtI gene encoding phytoene desaturase family protein, whose protein sequence is MAESKRVVIIGAGPGGLASAMLLAAAGCQVTVLERQGRVGGRTSTIGGDGFRFDLGPTFFLYPRVLESIFEAVGRDLHAEVPMVRLDPQYRLIFGAGGKIDATPDAERMRREVAALCPEDAARLGRFLEDNRAKMAGLKAVLESPFSKWRDLLSPHLMKALPHVRPWLSLDGELRRYFRDPRIRLAMTFQSKYLGMSPFNCPSLFSILSFLEYEYGVFHPIGGCGHVSEVMAGIAEDLGATISVDDEVEEILFRGRRAVGVRSRSGVHMADALVINADFARAMTRLVPDHLRRRWSDRKIARKRFSCSTFMLYLGLEGRQDDLAHHTIYLAKDYLENLADIETRHVLSADPSFYVQNACVTDPSLAPPGCSTMYLLVPVTHQARTVDWAREAPAFRELALSQLAKIGLEDVRPRIRYERMVTPADWEGQHQIHLGATFNLAHCLSQMLHLRPRNRFEDLESVYLVGGGTHPGSGLPVIYESARITSRLIGADLGIPVAAGVAETVLGKAASLVAVE, encoded by the coding sequence ATGGCCGAATCGAAGCGAGTCGTGATCATCGGCGCCGGCCCCGGGGGGCTCGCCTCGGCGATGCTCCTGGCGGCCGCGGGGTGCCAGGTGACGGTCCTGGAGCGGCAGGGCCGCGTGGGGGGCCGGACCTCGACGATCGGCGGCGACGGCTTCCGGTTCGACCTGGGCCCGACATTCTTCCTCTATCCGCGGGTGCTGGAGTCGATCTTCGAGGCCGTGGGCCGGGACCTCCACGCCGAGGTCCCGATGGTCCGGCTGGACCCGCAATATCGCCTGATCTTCGGGGCGGGGGGCAAGATCGACGCGACGCCCGACGCCGAGCGGATGCGGCGCGAGGTCGCCGCGCTCTGCCCGGAGGACGCGGCCCGGCTGGGCCGGTTCCTGGAGGACAACCGCGCCAAGATGGCGGGGCTCAAGGCGGTCCTCGAGTCGCCGTTCTCGAAGTGGCGGGACCTGCTCTCTCCCCACCTGATGAAGGCCCTGCCGCACGTCCGGCCCTGGCTCTCGCTGGACGGCGAGCTCCGCCGCTACTTCCGCGACCCACGGATCCGGCTGGCGATGACGTTCCAGTCCAAGTACCTGGGGATGTCGCCCTTCAACTGCCCGAGCCTGTTCTCGATCCTCTCGTTCCTGGAGTACGAGTACGGCGTCTTCCACCCGATCGGCGGCTGCGGCCACGTGTCGGAGGTGATGGCCGGCATCGCCGAGGACCTGGGCGCGACGATCTCGGTGGACGACGAGGTGGAGGAGATCCTCTTCCGCGGCCGTCGCGCCGTGGGCGTGCGCTCGCGGTCGGGCGTGCACATGGCCGACGCCCTGGTGATCAACGCGGACTTCGCCCGGGCCATGACGCGGCTCGTGCCGGACCACCTGCGACGCCGGTGGTCGGACCGGAAGATCGCCCGCAAGCGGTTCTCCTGCTCGACGTTCATGCTCTACCTGGGCCTCGAGGGCCGCCAGGACGACCTGGCGCACCACACGATCTACCTGGCGAAGGACTACCTGGAGAACCTGGCGGACATCGAGACCCGCCACGTCCTGTCGGCCGACCCGTCGTTCTACGTCCAGAACGCGTGCGTCACCGATCCGTCGCTGGCCCCTCCGGGATGCAGTACGATGTACCTGCTGGTGCCCGTGACCCACCAGGCCCGCACGGTCGACTGGGCACGCGAGGCGCCGGCGTTCCGGGAGCTGGCCCTCTCGCAGCTCGCGAAGATCGGCCTGGAGGACGTGCGGCCCCGGATTCGGTACGAGCGGATGGTGACCCCGGCCGACTGGGAGGGCCAGCATCAGATCCACCTGGGGGCGACCTTCAACCTGGCCCACTGCCTCTCCCAGATGCTCCACCTGCGGCCGCGGAACCGGTTCGAGGACCTCGAGTCGGTCTACCTCGTGGGAGGCGGGACGCACCCGGGGAGCGGGCTCCCGGTGATCTACGAGTCCGCGAGGATCACCTCCAGGCTGATCGGGGCGGACCTGGGGATACCGGTCGCGGCCGGCGTGGCGGAGACGGTCCTCGGCAAGGCCGCGTCCCTCGTCGCCGTGGAGTGA